The genomic DNA GAAGAAGATCAGGCCGGCGAGCAGGCAGAGCCGCAGCATCGCCTTGTCGGCGACCAGGGCCCGCAGCCCGCGCCGCTCCCCCGCCCCGGCGGAGCCCGCGACCTCCAGCGCGGCGGCCGGGATCCGGGCGGTGCCGGTGACGGCGGCCAGGCCCAGGAAGGTCAGCGCCTCGATGGTGAACAGCCGGGTCAGGCTGGCCGGGTCGGCGACGTCGACGATCTGGCCGCCGACCAGGGCGCCGAGGCCCATGCCCAGGTTGACCAGGGTGAACTGCAGGGCGAAGGCGCGCGAGCGCTGCTCCTTGCCGGTCAGCCGGACGATCATCGTGGCGAGCGCCGGCTGGCAGGTGGTGACACCGGCGCCGAACAGGAAGGAGGAGATCAGCAGCCCGGGCGTGGTGGCGGCCTGACCGAAGGCGAACGCGCCGACGGAGGCGATCGCGGCGCCGGCCAGCAGCACCGGACGCGGCCCGTACCGGTCGATGCCGCGCCCGGTGAACGGGAGCACCGCCAGCGCGGCCAGCGCGAACACGGTGAACACCGCGCCCGCCGCCGCACTGCCGAGGCCCCGCACCTGGTCCACGTACACGAACATGTACGGCATCGTGAACCCGCTGCCGAAGGCGCTGAGCGCGTTCCCGACCTGGACGCGACGCAGCCGACCGCCGCCGCCCCACTGCTTCACTGCACACCCCTTGAGAGTCATAGTCTTTAGACAGCAAGATTTAAGAGCTAAACTCTAAGGGTTGCAAGCCTCAAAGGTCAAAGGCTTAAGGACTGCAGGCTGCGTGGGAGAATGACCGCCATGAGTGCACGCAGACCCGAGCCCGCCGACGGCGGCGAGCTGGGCATCGCCGAGCAGGTGGCCGTCTACCAGCGGGAATTCCCCACGGTGGACCCGCAGGTGGAGACCATCGTCTCCACCCTCTCCCGGGTGTCCCGGCGGATGAACGTCGCCTACGGGCGCCAGCTGGCCGCCCTCGGGATCACCTCCGCCGAGTGGGAGGTGCTCAAGGCCCTGGTGATCGCCGGCAGTCCGTA from Kitasatospora terrestris includes the following:
- a CDS encoding MFS transporter; translated protein: MKQWGGGGRLRRVQVGNALSAFGSGFTMPYMFVYVDQVRGLGSAAAGAVFTVFALAALAVLPFTGRGIDRYGPRPVLLAGAAIASVGAFAFGQAATTPGLLISSFLFGAGVTTCQPALATMIVRLTGKEQRSRAFALQFTLVNLGMGLGALVGGQIVDVADPASLTRLFTIEALTFLGLAAVTGTARIPAAALEVAGSAGAGERRGLRALVADKAMLRLCLLAGLIFFTCYGQFESGVAAFATDTVGTAPSTLGLAIGANALTIVVLQMFVVRLTERRRRTTAMAAAGVVWLAAWGMALVAGLIRSEALAATVAVVAIYALFGVGESLLAPTLGPIVADLAPTRLLGTYNAGYALVKQIAVAVGPAVGVLLVGAGTWPLYLAAMALCTLLIVALSVKLRGHLTPAQDNVRVLTVAQRPVRELRTAA